The Euphorbia lathyris chromosome 3, ddEupLath1.1, whole genome shotgun sequence genome contains a region encoding:
- the LOC136224204 gene encoding GDSL lipase-like, which produces MSTLTNSFLLVCVWAVIILVNCELSNSKHVGIFVFGDSLYDPGNLNNLNISIDEKANYWPYGETFFNFSTGRFCDGLINPDFIAMKVNIPLWKPYLEPGTQNFTHGANFAAGGAGVLPQSNAGATISLMLQMSFFEEVVSQLKKEVGEEEAQNILMKSIYLSSIGGNDYNYYVTNNPNTTLSEGQEFVQLVIGNLTQVIKEIYEMGGRKFAFQNVGPMGCLPFIRVTYGLSDEECLEELMELSRLHNKLLLKAAKELETDLPGFKYSIFDYYSSLYDIIKHPTQYGFQFAATPCCGAGSAHCGIEPYELCSNTSEYVYFDNAHPTQALNMLLSNLMWDGDSTFTTPYNFKQLFELEVNMSNFSSDYHLKSVTKHEEDSINGFTLAEM; this is translated from the exons ATGTCAACCCTTACAAATAGCTTTTTATTAGTCTGTGTTTGGGCTGTCATAATACTTGTAAACTGTGAATTATCTAACAGTAAGCATGTTGGTATATTTGTGTTCGGAGATTCATTGTATGATCCAGGCAATTTAAACAATCTAAACATAAGTATAGATGAAAAGGCTAATTATTGGCCTTATGGAGAGACATTCTTCAACTTTTCCACTGGCAGATTTTGCGATGGTCTCATCAATCCTGACTTTATTG CCATGAAAGTAAATATACCTTTGTGGAAACCATATTTGGAACCTGGAACTCAGAACTTCACTCATGGTGCCAATTTTGCTGCTGGTGGTGCTGGTGTTCTTCCTCAAAGTAATGCAGGAGCTacg ATAAGTTTAATGCTTCAAATGAGTTTCTTTGAAGAAGTGGTCTCCCAATTGAAGAAAGAAGTAGGGGAAGAAGAGGCCCAAAATATATTGATGAAATCAATATATTTATCTAGCATTGGTGGTAATGACTATAATTACTATGTTACCAACAACCCTAACACTACCCTATCTGAGGGTCAAGAATTTGTTCAACTGGTCATTGGGAATTTAACACAAGTAATTAAG GAAATATATGAAATGGGAGGACGAAAATTTGCCTTCCAAAATGTAGGACCAATGGGTTGCTTGCCCTTCATAAGGGTAACCTATGGTCTGAGTGATGAGGAGTGTCTGGAAGAACTAATGGAGTTATCTAGACTACATAATAAGCTTCTACTCAAAGCAGCTAAGGAGTTAGAGACTGATTTACCTGGATTcaaatattctatttttgattacTACTCTTCGCTCTATGACATTATTAAACACCCTACCCAATATG GGTTTCAATTTGCAGCTACTCCTTGTTGTGGTGCAGGAAGTGCGCATTGTGGAATAGAACCTTATGAGTTATGCAGTAATACAAGTGAATATGTATATTTTGATAATGCACATCCTACCCAAGCTCTCAACATGCTGTTATCCAATCTAATGTGGGATGGGGATTCCACATTTACAACGCCTTATAATTTTAAACAACTTTTTGAGCTTGAAGTAAACATGTCCAATTTTTCTTCAGATTATCATCTGAAGAGTGTAACTAAGCATGAGGAAGATTCTATCAATGGATTTACACTAGCTGAAATGTGA